The DNA segment ACGCAACGCCTGGTGCCGGCGTCGAAGGCGATCAGCCAGCAGGGCCGCCGCGTCGTCGTGAACGGCAAGGGCCGGTCCAAGTCGATCGTGCTGCACGGCGGCTACCGGGAACGCAATCCGCTGCCGCTGTCCTTCGCCGTGGACGGGCTGCCGTGCCGCGCCGAGGTGCTGGGCAGCGTCAATCCGGGGGCCGCCAAGAACAACTCGGTGAGCGCCACGACGGGTGCCGTCAGGGCGCCGTCGAAGCCGGGGAAGCGGAAGCGGGCGCCTGCGAGGGTGCGGAAGGCTCCTCCGCCGTCTCCGCCGCCCGCCACCAAGCGGCGGACGGGTTTCTCCCTGGCGCTCTGATCTTGGTTAGGGTCGGGGGATGACACGACTCGCAGTGGTCACCGGCGGCGGAACCGGCATCGGCAAGGCGACGGCGGGCATGCTCGCCGGCGAGGGCTTCGACGTCATCATCGTGGGGCGGCGCGCCGACGTGCTCGCCGACGCGGTGAAGTGGATCGGGCCACAGGCGAGCGCGGTCACCGCCGACGTCGCCGACCCCGCCCAGGTGCAGAGGGTCGTCGAGGCCGTCGGCGACCGGGACCTCGACGTGCTGGTGAACAACGCCGGGGCGTACATCGCCCACGACGAACAGACCCTGGAAGGCGTCGCCGAGCGCTGGCGGGCGAACCTCGACTCGAACGTGCTCACCGCCGTGCTGACCACCACGGCCCTGCTGCCGCGCCTGCGCCGCCCCGGCGGGAAGATCATCCTCACCAGCTCGATCGCGGCGCAGCGGGGCGGTGGCGGGCCGTACTCGGCCGCGAAGGCGGCGCTGCACGGCTACGCGCTCGACCTCGCCACCGGCCTCGGCAGTGAGGGGATCACGGCGAACGTGATCTCACCGGGATATGTCACGGACAGTGAGTTCTTCACCGGGCGGATGACCCCGGAGGGTCACCAGGCTCGGGTGAACGCGACCTTGATGAAGCGGGCCGGCGAACCCGGCGACATCGCCGAGGCGGTGCGCTGGCTGGTCGGTCCCGGCGGCGGTTTCGTGACCGGCCAGATCATCAACGTCAACGGGGGCTCGGTCCTCGGTCGTTGAGGTCGCCGTCTTCGAAGGGCCCCTCGCCCGGTTCGTTCGTCCGGAAGCGCAGCGCCGACCATCGCTCGTCGATCGCCACCTGCCCGCACGGCCGCATGTCGTAGTCGGCCACGATCGGCCACAGCGAGTCCCGGTCGATGTCCGCCTTGTTCCCCTTGGGGTACGCGATCCAGAACGCCCCCGGCTTGTCCAGGTCACCCCGGTGCTCGGCCAGCTGTTCCCGTACGCCCCGGGCGTCCTCGACGAACAGCACGGCGGTGCCGGCGGTGGCGAGCACGGCGGTCTCGCGTACGCCCTCGGGCATCGGTGTGAGCAGCGGAAGGCGGGCCGGTTCGTTCAGCCACACGGTCGAGTTCGACTTGATCAGCAGCTTCTCGGCGATCGTCTTGGTCATGACACCGAGATTTCCACCCCGGCCGTCGTCCTTTGCCGCTTTCGGAGAAGGCGGCCTGTGGATAACTCCGGGCCCGGTCCATGGCCCTGGTAGACATGCCGGGTGACTGATGCAACGCAGGACCGGGCCGCCGTCCGCGACCGCGCCGAAGCGGTCCTCCGCCGCCTGGCCGGTGACCACGCGAAGCTGCGCGAGGACCAGTGGCGCGCGATCGAGGCGCTGACCGTCGACCACCGGCGGGTCCTCTGCGTGCAGCGCACCGGGTGGGGCAAGTCGGCCGTCTATTTCGTGGCCACCGCCCTGCTGCGGGAGCAGCAGCGCACCGGCCCGACGGTGATCGTCTCGCCGCTGCTGGCCCTGATGCGCAACCAGGTGGAGGCGGCGGCCCGCGCGGGCATCCGCGCCCGCACGATCAACTCGGCGAACCTCGACGAGTGGTCGCTGATCGAGGCCGAGGTGCGGGCCGGCGAGGTCGACGTCCTGCTGATCAGCCCGGAGCGGCTCAACAATCCAGACTTCCGCGACAACGTGCTGCCCGGCCTGGCGTCGAGCACGGGTCTGCTGGTGGTCGACGAGGCACACTGCGTCTCCGACTGGGGTCACGACTTCCGCCCCGACTACCGCCGTCTGCGCACCTTCCTGGCGGGCCTGCCGGCGCACACGCCGGTCCTGGCGACGACAGCCACGGCGAACGCGCGGGTCACCGCCGACGTCGCCGATCAGCTGGGGGAGAAGGACACGCTGGTGCTGCGCGGCCCGCTCGACCGGGATTCGCTGCGGCTCGCCGTCCTCGAGCTGGCCGACCCCGCACACCGGCTGGCCTGGCTCGCCGATCACCTGGACCGGCTGCCGGGTTCCGGCATCGTCTACACGCTGACGGTCGCCGCCGCGACGGAGACGGCGGAGTTCCTGCGGTCGCGGGGGTTCGCAGTCTCGTCGTACACCGGGCAGGTCGAGGACACCGAGCGCCGCGCCGCGGAGCAGGACCTGATGGACAACAAGATCAAGGCGTTGATCGCCACGTCGGCGCTGGGCATGGGGTTCGACAAGCCGGACCTCGGGTTCGTCGTGCATCTCGGCGCGCCGCCGTCGCCGATCGCCTACTACCAGCAGGTGGGCCGGGCCGGCCGGGCCGTCGAGCATGCCGAGGTGGTGCTGCTGCCCGGTCCGGAGGACGCCGCGATCTGGCGTTACTTCGCCTCCCTCGCCTTCCCGCCGGAAGACCAGGTGCGTGCGGTCCTCGCCCAGCTCTCGACCGACCGGCCGATCTCCACCCAGGCTCTGGAACCCCTCGTCGACCTGCGCCGGACCCGGCTGGAGCTGATGCTCAAGGTGCTCGACGTGGACGGCGCGGTGCGTCGCACGCGCGGCGGCTGGCTCGCCACGGGAGAGCCGTGGGCGTATGACGGCGTCCGGTTGCGCCGCGTCGCCGAGGCGCGCTCCCAGGAGCAGAAGACCATGATTTCGTACGCCGGAACGACCGCGTGCAGGATGGAGTTCCTCCGCCGTTGCCTGGACGATCCGGAGGCCGCGCCGTGCGGCCGCTGCGACAACTGCGCCGGTCCACTCTTCGACGCCGAGATCTCGTCGGCGGCGCTGGCGGCTGCCGACGCGTTCCTGGGCCGGCCGGGCGCCGAGATCGCGCCGAAGAAGATGTGGCCGACCGGTCTGGCCGCGGTCGGCGTCAGCTTGAAAGGCAAGATCCCGCCGACCGAGCAGATCGAGCCGGGCCGGGTCGTCGGCCGCCTCTCCGACCTGGGCTGGGGGAGCCGGCTGCGGGGTGTGGCCGGTCCGGAGTCCGCCGACGCGCCGATCCCCGACGATCTGGCGGCCGCGGTGGTCGAGGTGCTGAAGTCGTGGGCGCACGGCGACGACGCCTGGAAGCAGCGCCCGGTGGCCGTCGTGGCGGTCGGCTCACACCGTCATCCACAACTTGTCCACAGCCTCGCCGAGCACATCGCGACCGTCGGCCGGCTGCCGTTCCTGGGCACCCTGACCTCGAATCATGCGGGGGAGGAGTCGGCGAGGGGCAACAGCGCCCAGCGCGTACGCACGTTGCACGACGCGTTCACCGTCCCCGCCGATCTGGCCGCCGGCCTGTCCGGGCCGGTGCTGCTCGTCGACGACCTGGTCGACTCCGGCTGGACGATGACACTGGCCGGCCGGCAGTTGCGCCGCGCCGGGGCCGAGGCGGTCCTTCCACTGGCGCTGGCCATCGCCGGCTAGGGCTTCGGCTGTGCGGACGCCGGGCTCGGGCTTCGGCTGCGCGGACGCCGGCTCGGGCTTCGGCTATGCGGACGCCGGGTCGGCGAGGCTGCCGAGGATGGCGTTCCGGGTCGGTCGTCTGTCGATCTCCATGAACCGCTGGGCGCCGGCGAGCGGCTCGAAGCCGGACCGGCGGTAGACCTCGTGCGCGTCCCGGGTGGCGAGCAGGAAACGCAGGATGCCCCGCTCGGACAGGCTCTCCAGGACCGAGTCGATCAGCCAGGTGCCGAGGCCGTGGCCCCGGTGTGCCGGGTCGATGAAGACGTCGCAGATCCACGCGAAGGTGGCGCCGTCGGTCACCACGCGGGCGAAACCGACCTGCTCTTCCTCTTTCAGGATCGCGTCCTCATTCAGGATGGAGAACGGCAGCGAGCCCTCGATCGAGCGTGCCACCACGTCGCGTTCCCGCCCGGCCGCCCAGTAGGACTCCTCGGAGAGCCACCGGTGCACCCGGTCCAGGTCGACGCGTTCCCGGTCCTCGGTGAGGACGTACTGCCCGTTCCTGCGATCAGTCACGGCTTCGGAATCTACCCAGGACCGACGATCGGGGTTCATACGGGTGGGGGGTATGGTTATGGTATGTCCGGGTCCGCCCGGCGCTGACTGGAAGGGATCGACGATGGCGGTGACCAGCACCTACCAGGTGACGGGCATGACCTGCTCGCACTGCGTCCAGGCCGTGACCAAGGAGATCTCGGCGCTGCCCGGCGTCGCGGACGTCCAGGTCGACCTCGCCTCCGGTGGCGTGACCGTGACGAGTGAGACGCCTCTCACCGACGACGCCGTGCGTGAAGCGGTCGACGAGGCCGGCTACGAGCTAGCGGATGCCTGACCCGGCCCCCTCCACTGCGCACACCGAGGACGATCCCGTTGTCCTGGGGTCGGTGGGTGGTTCGCCCTCGGTGCCGCAGAACGCCGGCTTCCGGTTCGCCGCCGTCGGGGCGCTGCTGATCGTCGTGCTCTTCGCCGGCTATGGGCTGGGCCGCCTCAACAACGGCACCGCGGCCGGTACGTCGGCGGTCACCACCCGGGCCGCCACGCCCACTCCTTCGTCGTCGGTGATCGACGAGAGTCAGCCGCACGTCCACGGCACCACGAACCCGGTCCCCGCCGCGGGCGCGGGCGTCGCAGTCGGCGGACTGTCGCTCAGCTCACAGGGGCTGACTTTGACCCCGGTCGAGACCACGTTCCAGGCCGGCCGCCGGCAGAGACTCGAGTTCACGATCCACGGCCCCGGCGGCGCGCCGGTGACCACCTATGCCGTGGTGCACGACAAGCCGCTGCACCTCATCGTGATCCGCCGCGACCTCACCGGCTTCCAGCACCTGCACCCGGAGATGTCCGCCGACGGCACCTGGAGCATCGACCTCACGCTGAGCGAACCGGGCAGCTACCGGATGATCGCCGACTTCACCGCGCTCGTCGGCGGTGCGGAGATCGCCACCACGTTGGGTAGTGATCTGACGGTCGCCGGCGACTACGTGCCGGTCGCCCTTCCGGACGCGGCACGAGCGACGACCACGGAGAGCTACCGGATTTCGTACGAGGGAACGCCCGGCACCGCATCGACCCAGCCCCTCCTGATGACCGTCACCGACACAGCCGGCAAACCGGTCGCCGTCGAGCCTTATCTCGGCGCGTTCGGGCACCTCGTCGTCCTGCGGCAGAACGACCTGGCCTACGTCCACGTGCACCCGGAGAACCAGCTGGTCGACGGCAAGGTCAAGTTCTGGCTGGCCGCGCCGAGTCCCGGCACCTACCGGATGTTCTTCGACTTCCAGGTCGCCGGGAAGGTCTCCACGGCGACCTGGACGGTCGTCGTCAGCTGAGCATCTTGGCCAGGGCCGGTGTCACGCCCCACTGATCGGTGAGCTGCGTGTACTCGTCCCGCTGCTCGGCGGTCGGTGCGGCGCCGGTGCGGCGGGACCGCAGCAGCAGGTTGCGCGGCGTGTGCGCCGAGTCGATGAACTCGACGACGTCGACGCGGTAGCCGTTGAGCCGCAGCAGGCCGGCGCGCAGCGAATCCGTCAGCACGTCGGCGAACCGCTCCCGGAGGATGGCGTGACGTGTCGTCTCCCCGTACGGAAAAGGGGTCTTGACGTTCTTGAGCTGCGCCGCGATGTCGTGGTGGCAGCAGGGCGCCGCGAGGACCCACTTCGCCTCCCAGCGCACCGCGCGGGCGAGGGCCTGGTCGGTGGCGGTGTCGCAGGCGTGCAGGGCGAGGACGAGGTCGGGCGTGAAGGGCAGCGCCGCCTCCTCGATGGTGCCGGCCACGAAGCTCACCTGATCGGAACAGCCGAGCTTCTCCGCGACGGCGGTGTTGCGTACCCTCTGATCCTCGCGGACGTCGACCCCCACCACCTCGACCTGCGCGCCCCGCGCGGCCAGGTATCGGTAGGCGGCGAAGGTCAGGTAGGCGTTCCCGCAGCCCAGGTCGACGACGCGCAGCGGCGACGGCAACTCGTCGGGGAGCGTCGCGGCGAGCGCGCGGAGGAAGGCGTCGATCTGCCGGCGCTTCGCGGCGTTACCGCCGATCACTTCGAAGAGCGGATCGCCCGGATCGAGCAGCCACTGCTTGGCCCGATCGTGGGTCTGCTCGGCGGGCTTCGCGACGACCGCGGCGGCCCGGTGGATCTGAGCGTCGCCCTTCTTCGTGATCCGGACCTGCACCGTCGCCGACTCGGTCTCCACGTGCCAGTTGCCGAACGGCTCGGCGAGCAGCTCGTCGAACGCGGCGGCCGCCTCGGGTCCCGGCGCGACGTTACGGGTGAACGGCCGCGAGCCGTCGTCGGTGACGATCTGTAGTCTCGGCCCGGACTTGAGGGTCACCGGGCGCACCTGCGCTCTGGTCACGGAGGGTACGTGCCCGCGACGCCGTCCGGCCGCGACGGCCCGAGTCAGGCCCGGAGCGAGCAGCAGCTCCCGGACCTCGGCGAGTGCTTGATCGAGCGGTTCTGGCATGTCGTCCATTCTGACGCGGTCTCTCCGGCGGTTCTTTTCTGGCGCTGTTCTTTGTGGCGCTGCTCTTTGTGGTGCTGCTCTTTGTGGCGCTGCGCGGCTAAGTTGATCGTCGGCGAGAGGAGGTACCGGCGGATGACGTTGATGGCCGGCCTGCTCTCTGCCCGGATGCGCGAGGTGACCCGCGAGCCACGGGCGATCGCGCGGCGCAGCAGGTTCGTCGAGGGGCTCGCCACCGGACGGCTGCCGCTGGCCGCCTACGCCGAGATGGCCGCACAGCACTGGTTCATCTACGAGTCGCTGGAACTGGCCGCCGCCGCGATGACCGACGACCCGATCGCCCGGCGTTTCGTCCACCCGGAACTGTTCCGCGTCCCGGCCCTCGAAGCCGATCTGCGGTTCCTCTACGGTGCCCGCTGGCAGAGCCGGATCTCGGCGCTGGCGGCGACCACGACGTACTGCACCCGGATCCGCTCGGCCGCCTACGACCGCGCCACCGGCTACGTGGCCCACCACTGCACGCGTTACCTCGGCGACCTCTCCGGCGGCCAGTGGCTGGGCCGGCAGCTGGTCGAGGCGTACGGGTTCCGCCGCGAGGGATACCGCTTCTTCGTCTTCGAGGGGGTGGACCCGCCGCTGTTCCGCGACCGATATCGCGACCGGCTCAACGCTGTCCCGTGGACCCGCACCGAGCAGGACGCCTTCCTCGACGAGGTGGCGGCCGCCTACCGCCTCAACATCGACCTGCTGGCCGAGTTGGAGGACCGCTGGCGCTGAGCGCCGCCGGTCGTGCCCGAAAACGGACGGAGCACGGGACCATCCGTGGTCCCGTGCAGCGAATCGATCAGGCCTCGGCGGTGCCGACCCCGGTGTCCGAGCCACCGGTCATGCCGGCCTCAGCGGGGGCGGCGTCCGGGCGGCGACGGCGACGGCGACGCGGGGCGGCAGCGCCCTCGGAATCACCCTCAGAGGCCGCCTCGGCGGGCGCAGCGGCCGGAGCATCCGACGACGAGGCGGCGGAGGCGGTGGAGTCGGAGAACGACAAGGACGTGGCAGCGGTCCGCCGCCGCCGGGTCCGGGCGCGAGGAGCAGCAGTGCCCTCCTCGACCGCGGCGTCGTCCTGAGCGACCGGACTCGGCGCGGCCTCGGTCGCCGTCGTGACGGCGTCCGGCCCCGAACCGGCAGGCTGGTCCTCGCCCACCCTGCGGCGGCGACGCTGGCGCTTGGGACGCTCGGCGCCCTCGTCACCGGTGGCAGCGGTGCTGTCGGAGGACGGCCCGGAGAAGCCTCCCCGGGTACGCGAATTGCGCCCGCGCGCCCGCGGCGCCCGGCCACGACCAACGCTACCCAGGTCCTCCTCGACCTCGGCGGCGAGCCCGACCCGGCTGCGGTCGGCAGTCGGCAGGGTGCCCGAGACGTCGGACGGGATGTCGAGGTCGGCGTAGAGCGCCGGGCTGGTGTGGTAGGTCTCCGGCGGCTCCGGCATGTTCAGCCCGAGCGACTTGTCGATCAGCACCCAGCGCGGCATGTCCTCCCAGTCGACGAACGTGATCGCCGATCCGGTGGCGCCGGCCCGGCCGGTGCGGCCGATGCGGTGCGTGTAAGTCTCCGGGTCTTCCGGGCAGTCGTAGTTGATCACGTGGGTGACGCCCGAGACGTCGAGCCCGCGAGCCGCGACGTCGGTGGCGACCAGCACGTCGATCTTGCCGGTACGGAACGCGCGCAGCGCCCGCTCCCGCGCGCCCTGGCCGAGGTCACCGTGCACGGCCGCGACGGCGAAGCCACGGAAGTCGAGGTCTTCGGCGACCCGGTCGGCGGCCCGCTTGGTCCGCGTGAAGATCATCGTGAGGCCGCGTTCCTTGGCCTGCAGGATGCGGGCCACCATCTCGAGCTTGTTCATCGGATGGGTGCGGTAGACGACCTGCTTGGTCAGCGGCGAGGCGCCGCTGTCCGCCGTGTGGCCGGCGTGGATCGTGACCGGGTTGTGCAGGAACCGGCGGGACAGCGCCACGATCGGGTCCGGCATGGTGGCCGAGAAGAGCATCGTCTGACGCTTCTCCGGCAGCATCGCCAGGATCTTCTCGACGTCCTCCAGGAAGCCCAGGTCGAGCATCCGGTCGGCCTCGTCGAGGACGAGCGCGCGCACCGAGCCGAGCTTCAGCGCCTTCTGCTTGGCGAGGTCGAGCAGGCGGCCGGGGGTGCCGACCAGGATCTCGACGCCCTTCTTCAGGGTGTCGACCTGCGTCTCGTACGCCACGCCACCGTAGATCGGCAGAACGCGGACGCCGCGGGTGCTGCCGGCCGCCGCGAGGTCGCGCGCGACCTGGAGACCGAGCTCACGGGTCGGAACGACGATCAGGGCCTGGGGAAGGCCGTCGGCGCCCTCGGACGGCGCGAGGACGCGCTCGAGCAGCGGGAGGCCGAAACCGAGGGTCTTGCCGGTGCCGGTGGGGGCCTGACCGATCAGGTCGGTGCCGCGCAGGGCGATCGGCAGTGCGTATTCCTGGATGGCGAACGCGTGGGTGATGCCGGCCTTGGCCAGCGCCTCGACGGTCTCGGCACGCACGCCGAGCTCGGCGAAAGTCGGGCTGTCCGGGCGGACCGGCGCTCGACTGGTCACAGGTACTAGAGCTTGCTCATTGTCGGTCATGAAGTTTTACGGGTGCCCTCTCGTGGTGCGCCCGTCGGAGTCTTGGGCGCGGTCTGTTTTCGGCGCGGGCCACACGCTGTGAAGCGGGCCGCACGCGCGATCGCCGTGTGAACGCGAGCCCGGCGGGCTCGGCGGCGGGTCGATTTGACAAATCGACGGGACGGCGACAGCACAAGTCTACCCGACCAGGGGCCGGGCGCACCCGAGAGCAAGTTACGGGAGGGAACCCTGCGACCAGGGTCCCCTCTCGTCGTATTTCAGCGCGTCGTGAAACCGAACGGGCGGTGCGACGCCTCGGCGATCTCCACGTAGGCCACCTTGGCGATCGGGATGATCACCTTGCGGCCCTTCTCGTCGGTGAGCGTCAGGACGCCGTCCTTGGCCAGAGCCTCGGTCACCGCCTGCTCGACCTCCGCCGGGGTCTGGGCGCTCTCGAGCACCAGCTCACGCGGCGACTGCTGCACGCCGATCTTGACCTCCACGGGGCCCTCCTCTGTCAACCGTCTACCGGACGAAGGCTATCCGATTTCCGGCGGTGTTCCGGCCGTTGAGCCGCCCTGGAGCGGGAAGCTCGCGATCCCGCGCCAGATCAGCGCAGCTACAAGCGATTCGGCTTCAGCTTTGGGCGTACGCCGGCCGTTGGCGAGCCAGAACTGGGCGGCCTGCCCGGCCGCCCCGGCGAGGCCCGAGGCGAGCAGCTCGGCCTGGTCCGGGCGGAGCCCGGTGTCCGAGATGATGGTGTCCGTCACAGCGGCGATGCAGCCCTGCTCGACGCGCTCGACCCGCTGGCGCACCTGAGGGTCGTTGCGCAGGTCCGACTCGAAGACGAGCCGGAAGGCCTCGCTCTCGTGATCCATGAAGTCGAAGTAGGCGCGGACCGCGCCCTTCACTCGCTCCTTGTTGTCAGGGGTGGCCAGCATGGCGCCCCGCACCTTGGCGATTATCGCGTCGCAGTGCGTGTCCAGGAGGGCCAGGTAGAGTTCCAGCTTGCCGGGGAAGTGCTGGTAGAGGACGGGTTTCGAGACTCCTGCCCGCTCCGCGATGTCGTCCATCGCGGCGGCGTGATAGCCGTGCGCGACGAAGACCTGCTGCGCGGCGGCCAGCAACTGCTTGCGGCGCGCCGAACGTGGCAGGCGGGTGGGTCGAGCGGTCTGTGCCCCGCCGGACGCAGCGGTCATTTCTCTTCAACCTCCAGGGGGTCGGTCCCCGCGGTTCTTTCGTCGTGGATTGCCCGGATCGGCGCTCGTCGCGGTCGTGCGGGCAATTGTCGCGACGCTGCAACTTATCGCCACTGCAACCACACGGTAGCCTCAGCGGGGGCGAGCGAGGAGCACGCGGTGGATGAATCAGGGCATTCCGGAGACGCCGGAGCCGCAGCGGGTGGCAACGGCGCCGACTCGCGTGACCGCAGTCGAGTGAACGGGTGGGCGAACGCCGAAGGTCCGTGGGCGAACGCGGGCGCGGCGACGGATCAGGAGGCCGATGTGCCGTCGTGGCGTCGTCCGTCGGAAGGTCGCCCGTTCGGGCGTCAGCAGTTCCCGCCGGAGCGTCCGTTCGGATCCGCGCCGTCCTCGGCGGTGCCCGCGCCGTACGGTGAAAACCCTCCCGAGATTCCCCCGTCCGTGGTCCCCGAGCTGCCTTCGGTGCCGCCGGCCGCCGCGCAGCCTCCCGCGCCGTGGCCCGGTGAGCGCAGCCGCCTCGCGGAGATCCTCGGCCACCGCCGCAACCCGGGCCCGCCCGCGCCGACGTCCGGTCCGGTGCCGCCGGTGAGTCCCGGCCCGCTGCCGAGCAGCGCACCCCCTTACCCGTACGAGGGGGACCTCGACGACACCTATGGCAACGGGCCCCGCGCCGCCGTGCCGATGGCCCGGCCCGACTGGGTTCCGGCCGCCGAGCCGACCTCGACGCCGCCCGCGCCGGCCGAGCGCTCCCGGCACGCCCTGGTGACCGACACCCTGGCCCAGGGGCTGCCGCAGGTGGAGACTCCGTCGGGTGAGAACCCGGCCGCAGTGGCCCGCCCGACGTACGATTCGGGCGGCTACCAGCGCCGCTACGAGCCGGCGCCGGCCGCGTTCCCCCCAGCCACCGATGACGTCAGTCCGTTCTCCGCTCCCGCGGCGTACCCGCCGGCCGCCGGCCGTCCCGATGAACCGGGCGCCGAGCCGGACAGCGGGCTCGTCGCCGCGGTGACCGAGAACAGCGGCGCCCTGCCGCAGCGGGTGCCGGCGCAGCCTGACGTCCCCCGAGTTCCGGAGCCGCCCTCCGTGGAGCCATCGGCCGAGGCGCCCGCCCTGGCGCGCATCGCGACGCATCTGCGCCGCGGTGACGTCGTGCCGGCGCAGGAGCGGCAGGAGGGCTTCGACGTCCAGGACATCCTGGCCGCGGTGCGCGAGGTGGCCGGTGTCCGCGACGCGTCGCTGCGGGCCACCCCGGCCGGCGCGCACAGCCTGCGGCTCGACCTCTCGGACGGCGCCGACCCGGCCGAGGTGAGCCGCCGGGTGGCCCGCCTGCTGCAGGAGCGGATGGGTCTGGACGCGGCGATGCCGGCGGACAGCCCGCTCGCCCCGATCCCGGCAGCGCCCACCTCGGCGCCGCCGATCCCCGGCCAGACCCGATCCGGTCGTGCCTCGGTCCCGGCCCCCGCGAAACCGGCCCCCGCGAAACCGGCCCCCGCGACACCGGTCTCCGCGACACCGGTCTCCGCGGTGCCCGCCCCCGCGAAACCGGTGTCCGCGCCACCCCAGCTGCCGCCCGCACCGGTGTCCACGCCTCCCGCTCAGCGGTCGTCGTTCGTCGAGCGCGCCTCGCTCGTCCCGGTCGACGCGAGCAGGCCCCGCCCGCTCGACCCCGGTGACAGCCCCGGCCCGCGCGTCGTCATCGAGAACGTGCACGTCAACACGTTCGGCGCGGACGCCAGCGTGGAGGTCCGGCTGCGTGCCGGCGGCCGTGCCGCGTCCGGTGTGGCGACCGGTCCGGCCGTCGACGGATACCTTCTCCGCCTCTGCGCCACGGCCACCGCCGGTGCCGTCGACGAGCTGCTGTCGACGTCCCAGAACGAGCACGGCCCGGCTCGCTGCTTCGTGGAGCACGCCGCGTCCGTCTCGTTCGGGCAGATGCAGGTGGCGGTCGTCGTGCTGCTGCTCTCCTGTGACGGCGGCTGGGTCGAGCAGCTGGCCGGTTCGGCGGTGGTGACCGGCGACGACCGGCACGCCATGGTCCGCGCCACATTGGCCGCGGTGAACCGTCGGCTTGAGGCACTGTTGGCTTGATGAAGGGCGCGATACTGGCCGACGACAGCGTGCTGTTGGCGGCGGACGAGATCCCGCCGCCGTGGCCCGCCCGCCGGGTCGAGATCGGTGGTTCGATG comes from the Actinoplanes sp. OR16 genome and includes:
- a CDS encoding Daple, which gives rise to MVPELPSVPPAAAQPPAPWPGERSRLAEILGHRRNPGPPAPTSGPVPPVSPGPLPSSAPPYPYEGDLDDTYGNGPRAAVPMARPDWVPAAEPTSTPPAPAERSRHALVTDTLAQGLPQVETPSGENPAAVARPTYDSGGYQRRYEPAPAAFPPATDDVSPFSAPAAYPPAAGRPDEPGAEPDSGLVAAVTENSGALPQRVPAQPDVPRVPEPPSVEPSAEAPALARIATHLRRGDVVPAQERQEGFDVQDILAAVREVAGVRDASLRATPAGAHSLRLDLSDGADPAEVSRRVARLLQERMGLDAAMPADSPLAPIPAAPTSAPPIPGQTRSGRASVPAPAKPAPAKPAPATPVSATPVSAVPAPAKPVSAPPQLPPAPVSTPPAQRSSFVERASLVPVDASRPRPLDPGDSPGPRVVIENVHVNTFGADASVEVRLRAGGRAASGVATGPAVDGYLLRLCATATAGAVDELLSTSQNEHGPARCFVEHAASVSFGQMQVAVVVLLLSCDGGWVEQLAGSAVVTGDDRHAMVRATLAAVNRRLEALLA